One window of Syngnathus acus chromosome 16, fSynAcu1.2, whole genome shotgun sequence genomic DNA carries:
- the glrx3 gene encoding glutaredoxin 3, with translation MANFVEAKTQAEFESILVKDGSRFAVVHFQASWAPQCGQMNEVLTELAKQYTKAAFVKLDAEAVPEVSEKYAIASVPTFVLFKGGVQVDRMDGAHAPELTKKVQRLVASGDSEPERGPADLNERLKKLINAAPCMLFIKGTAQEPRCGFSRQMVALLNERNIKFSTFDILSDEEVRQGLKTYSNWPTYPQLYVKGDLVGGLDIAKELAESGELESVCPKAVTLEDRLKEAINRSPVMLFMKGSKEAARCGFSRQILEILNGAGVDYNTFNILDDEEVRQGLKTYSNWPTFPQLYVKGDLIGGLDIVKELQESGELLTVLKGDS, from the coding sequence ATGGCGAACTTCGTGGAGGCGAAAACTCAAGCGGAGTTTGAGTCTATCCTGGTCAAAGATGGCTCTCGATTCGCGGTGGTTCACTTCCAAGCGTCATGGGCTCCCCAGTGCGGCCAGATGAACGAAGTGTTGACCGAGCTGGCCAAGCAATATACTAAAGCAGCATTCGTCAAGCTGGACGCTGAAGCGGTGCCTGAGGTGTCGGAGAAGTACGCCATCGCATCCGTCCCCACGTTTGTCCTCTTTAAGGGCGGCGTGCAAGTGGACCGGATGGACGGGGCCCACGCTCCGGAGCTCACAAAGAAGGTCCAGCGCCTGGTAGCGAGCGGGGACTCGGAGCCCGAACGAGGCCCGGCTGACCTAAACGAGCGGTTGAAGAAGCTGATCAACGCGGCGCCTTGCATGCTGTTCATCAAGGGCACCGCCCAGGAGCCCCGTTGCGGCTTCAGCCGGCAGATGGTGGCCCTCCTCAACGAGAGAAACATCAAGTTCAGCACCTTCGACATCCTCTCCGACGAAGAAGTGCGCCAGGGTCTGAAAACCTACTCCAACTGGCCAACCTACCCGCAGTTGTATGTCAAAGGCGATCTGGTGGGCGGCCTGGACATCGCCAAGGAGCTGGCCGAGTCCGGCGAGCTGGAGAGCGTCTGCCCAAAGGCTGTCACCCTTGAGGATCGACTCAAGGAGGCCATCAACCGGAGCCCAGTGATGTTGTTCATGAAGGGCAGCAAGGAGGCGGCGCGTTGCGGCTTCAGCCGGCAGATCCTGGAGATCCTGAATGGCGCCGGAGTGGACTACAACACGTTCAACATCCTGGATGACGAAGAAGTCCGCCAGGGGCTCAAGACTTACTCCAACTGGCCCACCTTCCCACAGTTGTACGTGAAGGGCGACCTCATCGGAGGTCTGGACATTGTCAAGGAGCTTCAGGAGAGTGGCGAGCTGCTAACCGTTCTCAAGGGGGACTCTTAA